A DNA window from Roseovarius sp. Pro17 contains the following coding sequences:
- a CDS encoding phosphoenolpyruvate carboxykinase, translating into MTLGQVNPKFRLEDQGITGLESVYYNLIEPALIEAALKNGEGTLGRGGAFLVSTGKFTGRSPLDKHVVKTDSVADNIWWENNAEMSPEGFDALYDDMVAHMAGGTYYVQDLVGGADPAHAIKVRMVTELAWHGLFIRHLLRRPDRDALENFVADFTVINCPSFQADPAKHNCRSETVIAMNFDRKIILIGGTEYAGENKKSVFSLLNYLLPEKDIMPMHCSANHAKGNPVDTAIFFGLSGTGKTTLSADPDRTLIGDDEHGWSDRGTFNFEGGCYAKTINLNPEAEPEIYATTSKFGTVIENMVFDAETRELDFDDDSLTANMRCAYPLDYISNASETAMGGHPKNIIMLTCDAFGVLPPIARLTPAQAMYHFLSGFTSKVAGTERGVTEPEPTFSTCFGAPFMPRRPEVYGNLLRSKIAKHGATCWLVNTGWTGGAYGTGSRMPIKATRALLTAALNGSLGDVKFRTDANFGFEVPIDAPGVPTVLLDPRRTWDKPDSYDRQAAKLVDMFAKNFEQYLPHIDEDVKAAAIG; encoded by the coding sequence ATGACATTGGGACAGGTAAACCCGAAATTCCGCCTTGAAGATCAAGGGATCACCGGGCTGGAGAGCGTCTATTACAATCTGATCGAGCCCGCGCTGATCGAGGCCGCGCTAAAAAACGGCGAAGGCACGTTGGGGCGCGGCGGTGCATTCCTGGTCTCGACCGGCAAGTTCACGGGTCGCTCGCCACTTGATAAACATGTGGTCAAGACGGACAGCGTCGCCGACAACATCTGGTGGGAAAACAACGCCGAGATGTCGCCCGAAGGGTTCGACGCGCTCTATGACGATATGGTCGCGCATATGGCCGGCGGCACTTACTATGTGCAGGACCTCGTAGGCGGGGCCGATCCCGCGCACGCGATCAAGGTGCGCATGGTGACAGAGCTGGCGTGGCACGGCCTCTTTATTCGCCACTTGCTGCGCCGCCCCGACCGCGATGCACTGGAGAATTTCGTCGCCGACTTCACCGTCATCAACTGCCCCAGCTTTCAGGCTGACCCGGCAAAGCACAATTGCCGCTCGGAAACCGTCATCGCGATGAATTTTGACCGCAAGATCATCCTGATCGGCGGCACCGAATACGCGGGTGAGAACAAGAAATCGGTCTTTTCTCTGCTGAACTATTTGCTGCCCGAGAAAGACATCATGCCGATGCACTGCTCGGCCAACCATGCCAAGGGAAATCCAGTCGATACGGCCATCTTTTTTGGCCTGTCCGGCACCGGCAAGACGACGCTGTCGGCCGATCCGGACCGCACCCTGATCGGTGATGATGAACATGGCTGGTCCGATCGCGGCACGTTCAACTTCGAGGGTGGCTGCTATGCCAAAACCATCAACCTCAACCCCGAAGCCGAACCCGAAATCTACGCGACGACCAGCAAATTCGGGACCGTGATCGAGAACATGGTGTTTGACGCCGAAACCCGCGAGTTGGACTTCGACGATGACTCGCTTACAGCGAATATGCGCTGCGCCTACCCGCTGGACTATATCTCGAACGCGTCCGAGACGGCGATGGGCGGGCATCCAAAGAACATCATCATGCTGACCTGCGACGCATTTGGCGTGCTGCCGCCCATCGCGCGGCTGACGCCGGCGCAGGCGATGTATCATTTCCTGTCGGGCTTCACCTCCAAGGTCGCAGGCACCGAACGCGGCGTGACCGAGCCCGAGCCGACATTCTCGACCTGCTTCGGCGCGCCCTTCATGCCGCGCCGTCCCGAGGTCTACGGCAACCTCTTGCGCTCGAAAATTGCTAAGCATGGCGCGACATGCTGGCTGGTCAACACCGGCTGGACTGGCGGCGCCTATGGCACGGGATCGCGGATGCCGATCAAGGCGACGCGCGCCCTGCTGACCGCCGCGCTCAACGGATCGCTGGGTGACGTGAAGTTCCGCACCGACGCTAATTTCGGCTTTGAGGTGCCCATCGATGCGCCCGGCGTGCCGACGGTTCTGCTGGACCCGCGTCGCACATGGGACAAGCCGGACAGCTACGACCGACAGGCAGCCAAGCTGGTCGACATGTTTGCCAAGAACTTTGAGCAGTACCTGCCGCATATCGACGAGGACGTGAAGGCCGCCGCCATCGGCTAG
- a CDS encoding IS3 family transposase (programmed frameshift): protein MNKKSGTSKDAADKLVKNIRRKTRQTYSAEEKIRIVLAGLRGEESISVLCRREGIAESLYYSWSKEFLEAGKRRLSGDTARQATSPEVKDLRSESLALKECVADLTLENRLLKKKHDRGWGGREMRYPASEKLEIIRTVEGSHLPARQTLDMLGIPRATFYRWYDRYVDGGLDALADHAPRPGSVWNRIPQDRRDDLIEFALEFEALTTRELAVKYTDEKRYFISESSAYRILKEADLITAPAHVVIKAADEFKDKTTAINQMWQTDFTYFKIIGWGWYYLSTILDDYSRYIIAWKLCSTMRAADVTDTIELALAESGCDQAVVRHKPRLLSDNGSCYISGDLADWLEDHKMTHVRGAPFHPQTQGKIERWHQTMKNRVLLENYYLPGDLEQQIGAFVEYYNNQRYHESLNNVTPADVYFGRDKAILREREKIKKQTIRQRRLQHQKQAA from the exons ATGAACAAGAAATCCGGAACGTCTAAGGACGCAGCTGACAAGCTGGTCAAGAACATCCGCCGCAAGACCCGTCAGACCTATTCGGCTGAGGAGAAGATCCGCATCGTCTTGGCGGGTCTGCGAGGCGAAGAGAGCATTTCGGTGCTCTGTCGCCGTGAAGGCATCGCCGAAAGCCTATATTACAGCTGGTCGAAGGAATTCCTTGAGGCTGGCAAGCGGCGATTGTCCGGCGACACGGCCCGGCAGGCAACGTCGCCAGAAGTCAAAGATCTGCGCTCGGAGTCACTTGCCCTGAAGGAATGCGTGGCAGACCTGACCCTTGAGAACCGTCTGCTCA AAAAAAAGCATGACAGGGGCTGGGGAGGCAGAGAAATGAGGTATCCCGCGTCCGAGAAGCTGGAAATCATCCGAACGGTTGAAGGCTCACATCTACCGGCCAGGCAGACCCTCGACATGCTGGGCATCCCGCGCGCGACCTTCTACCGTTGGTATGATCGTTATGTCGACGGCGGCCTTGATGCCCTGGCGGACCACGCACCCCGTCCAGGTTCTGTCTGGAACCGTATTCCACAGGATCGGCGCGATGATTTGATCGAGTTCGCGCTGGAATTTGAGGCCCTGACGACACGGGAGCTGGCGGTGAAATACACCGACGAGAAGCGGTATTTTATATCTGAATCATCAGCATATCGTATTCTGAAGGAAGCTGACCTGATCACGGCGCCCGCGCATGTGGTGATCAAGGCGGCCGACGAGTTTAAAGACAAAACCACGGCAATCAACCAGATGTGGCAGACCGATTTCACCTACTTCAAGATCATCGGGTGGGGCTGGTATTACCTCAGCACGATCCTGGACGATTACAGCCGCTACATCATTGCGTGGAAGCTCTGCAGCACCATGCGTGCTGCCGATGTGACCGACACTATCGAGTTGGCTCTGGCGGAATCGGGTTGCGACCAGGCGGTCGTGCGCCACAAGCCGCGGCTGCTCAGCGACAACGGCTCATGCTATATCTCTGGCGATCTGGCCGATTGGCTGGAGGATCACAAAATGACGCACGTCCGCGGGGCGCCATTCCACCCACAGACACAAGGCAAGATCGAACGCTGGCACCAAACTATGAAGAACCGGGTTCTGCTGGAGAATTACTACCTGCCCGGCGATCTCGAGCAGCAGATCGGGGCCTTCGTCGAATATTACAATAACCAACGATACCACGAGAGTCTGAACAACGTCACACCCGCCGACGTCTACTTCGGCCGCGATAAAGCCATTCTCAGGGAAAGGGAGAAGATCAAGAAACAGACAATCCGACAGCGCCGCTTGCAACACCAGAAACAAGCCGCATAA
- a CDS encoding APC family permease, which yields MSDTDITSKEMDGMGPGGTKIGLARVLGPAHIWGLGVGIVLVGEYMGWNFAVGKGGAYAALLACWFAGILYSCVAMIDSEVTSTVAAAGGQYTQAKHIIGPLMAFNVGLYLVLAYTMLEAANAITFGFLIDTVAGMTGHEGLDERPFIVLAIMFLAWLNYRGVLATLTFSLIITAVAFCAIIILFLSTAVFMGDSPLRHTELMTDLPYGWLGVLAAMHFGLWYYLGIEGTCQAAEEVRSPARSLPFGTLAGVMTLLIAATLTWYVCVGLMPWEYLGQAGVPLFDAARMSGSMALMILLGVGTMFATLASANGCINDASRAWFAMGRDHYLPDWFGAVHPKFRTPYRSIIFLVPIALIFALGAPLDQVITFSILSGLLGYTFMPLNVILFRRKWPLDSIKRGYEHPFHPIPAIVLLFLCGVTYFAVFLGYGSQLVAMISFYIIVSLWFHFWRYRFVRRAAQFTMPWPRPRGY from the coding sequence ATGTCTGATACGGATATCACATCCAAGGAAATGGATGGAATGGGCCCCGGTGGGACCAAAATAGGCCTAGCGCGGGTTCTGGGGCCGGCGCATATCTGGGGCCTTGGCGTCGGGATCGTCCTCGTGGGCGAATACATGGGCTGGAACTTTGCCGTAGGCAAGGGTGGTGCATACGCGGCGCTGCTGGCCTGCTGGTTCGCCGGCATCCTCTATTCTTGCGTCGCCATGATCGACAGCGAGGTGACATCGACCGTTGCCGCGGCTGGTGGTCAATATACGCAGGCCAAGCACATTATCGGCCCGCTGATGGCCTTTAATGTCGGTCTATATCTGGTCCTCGCCTACACGATGCTGGAGGCGGCGAATGCTATCACCTTTGGTTTCCTGATAGACACGGTGGCCGGGATGACAGGCCATGAAGGACTTGATGAGAGGCCATTCATCGTTCTGGCAATCATGTTTCTTGCGTGGCTGAACTATCGCGGCGTTCTGGCGACGCTGACGTTCAGCCTGATCATCACGGCCGTCGCTTTCTGCGCTATCATCATCCTGTTCCTGTCGACAGCTGTCTTTATGGGCGACAGCCCGTTGCGGCACACTGAACTGATGACTGACCTGCCTTATGGATGGCTAGGCGTTTTGGCGGCGATGCATTTCGGGCTGTGGTATTACCTCGGGATCGAAGGCACTTGCCAGGCCGCCGAAGAGGTCCGCTCGCCCGCGCGCTCGCTGCCTTTCGGCACGCTCGCAGGGGTCATGACACTGCTGATCGCGGCGACGCTGACATGGTATGTCTGTGTGGGCCTCATGCCGTGGGAATATCTGGGCCAGGCAGGCGTTCCGCTGTTCGACGCGGCACGTATGTCGGGATCTATGGCGCTGATGATCCTCTTGGGTGTCGGCACCATGTTCGCCACTCTGGCCTCGGCCAACGGCTGTATCAACGATGCCAGCCGCGCATGGTTCGCCATGGGGCGCGATCACTACCTGCCCGACTGGTTTGGCGCGGTGCATCCCAAGTTCCGCACACCCTACCGCTCAATTATCTTCCTCGTACCGATCGCGCTGATCTTTGCTCTGGGCGCGCCACTGGATCAGGTGATCACCTTCTCGATCCTATCAGGTCTGCTGGGCTATACGTTCATGCCGCTGAACGTGATCCTGTTCCGGCGCAAATGGCCACTCGACTCGATCAAGCGGGGGTATGAACACCCGTTCCACCCGATCCCGGCGATCGTACTGCTGTTCCTCTGCGGTGTGACCTATTTTGCGGTATTCCTCGGATATGGCTCGCAGTTGGTGGCGATGATCTCATTCTACATCATCGTGTCGCTGTGGTTCCACTTCTGGCGCTACCGCTTTGTGCGCCGGGCGGCGCAGTTCACCATGCCATGGCCGCGCCCGCGCGGTTACTAA
- a CDS encoding C45 family peptidase: protein MQLNFRSLAEDKPSDVLRDVFSHGWPGWSDWLRTRQTTSDTDVRDARLALRRHMPEFETLWDKWVEACGDDRDVALFLSFWSPPRYLVNCSQAVLLDADGPVLIRNYDLDPQLNESTLFSTNWRGRRVAGMVEGIVGLADGMNDVGLAASLTFGGRSISGAGFGIPMIIRYVLEMCADVAQAIEALRAIPSHMSYNVTVADASGDWATVYLSPDRPAIVTRTPFTTNHQIGIEWPRHGRFSNTQGRSDHLEQLLQDPTLTADRLIGEFLTSPLASTGYDKGFGTVYTAAYRPVSQTISLNWMDGTGEAWNLGSVDRRERLVNFSAAGSKSISSGSGQAVASGSKTFAHAPQGALNSGLLHRPSMG, encoded by the coding sequence ATGCAGCTTAATTTCAGAAGCCTCGCAGAAGACAAGCCTTCTGACGTCTTGCGGGACGTGTTTTCGCATGGTTGGCCGGGCTGGTCCGACTGGTTGCGCACACGCCAGACGACCAGCGACACCGACGTGCGTGACGCGCGCCTTGCTCTACGTCGCCATATGCCCGAGTTCGAGACGCTGTGGGACAAGTGGGTTGAGGCCTGCGGCGATGATCGTGACGTTGCCCTGTTCCTCAGCTTTTGGTCGCCGCCCCGTTATCTGGTGAACTGCTCACAGGCTGTTCTATTGGACGCTGATGGTCCGGTCCTGATCCGCAATTATGATCTGGACCCCCAGTTGAACGAATCCACACTATTTTCGACGAACTGGCGCGGGCGGCGGGTGGCGGGCATGGTCGAGGGTATCGTCGGTCTGGCCGACGGTATGAACGACGTCGGTCTCGCGGCGTCCCTGACGTTCGGGGGCCGCTCAATCAGCGGCGCCGGCTTCGGCATTCCAATGATTATTCGCTATGTGCTGGAAATGTGCGCGGATGTTGCGCAGGCCATCGAAGCGCTGCGCGCCATTCCTTCGCATATGTCCTATAATGTCACGGTGGCCGATGCGTCTGGCGACTGGGCGACCGTATATCTGTCCCCCGACAGGCCAGCTATCGTGACGCGCACACCATTCACGACCAATCACCAGATTGGTATAGAATGGCCGCGCCATGGCAGGTTCTCGAATACGCAGGGGCGCTCGGATCACTTGGAACAGTTGCTTCAGGATCCCACATTGACCGCTGATAGGTTGATTGGTGAGTTTCTGACCAGTCCCCTTGCCAGCACCGGATACGACAAGGGGTTTGGTACGGTCTATACCGCCGCCTATCGCCCTGTGTCGCAGACGATTTCATTGAACTGGATGGATGGCACGGGGGAGGCGTGGAACCTGGGGTCAGTCGACCGGCGTGAACGGTTGGTCAATTTTTCTGCTGCTGGATCTAAGAGCATATCCAGCGGGTCGGGGCAGGCTGTAGCTTCGGGGTCAAAAACCTTCGCTCACGCGCCGCAGGGCGCGCTTAACAGCGGTCTTTTGCATCGTCCAAGCATGGGCTGA